In the Aeromicrobium fastidiosum genome, CAACGTCGAGGACCGCGTCAAGCACGCGCTCTACGGCAAGGTGCTGCGTCGCAACATCAAGCTGAAGGCTCACGACGAGTCCAACGCTGCCGGCATCGGCGACCGGGTCCTGATCATGGAGACCCGTCCGCTGTCGGCCACCAAGCGTTGGCGCATCGTCGAGATCCTCGAGAAGGCGAAGTAAGCCATGATCCAGCAGGAGTCCCGACTCAAGGTCGCCGACAACACCGGTGC is a window encoding:
- the rpsQ gene encoding 30S ribosomal protein S17, producing MSDKKAEVTNERTARKTREGLVVSDKMDKTVVVNVEDRVKHALYGKVLRRNIKLKAHDESNAAGIGDRVLIMETRPLSATKRWRIVEILEKAK